Proteins from one Thermobifida alba genomic window:
- a CDS encoding DUF4870 domain-containing protein: protein MVAHLVGVVFACVGWLPALIVYLTLKDRSPFARHHAAEALNLQLTLFVPYVVGAGLFAGYGFFSPDLAWIGSAVVVAVWLVSLVFGVLAATAAARDAWYRYPIAVHLVK from the coding sequence ATGGTCGCGCACCTGGTCGGCGTGGTGTTCGCGTGCGTCGGCTGGCTGCCGGCGCTCATCGTCTACCTGACGCTGAAGGACCGCTCGCCGTTCGCCCGGCACCACGCGGCCGAGGCGCTGAACCTCCAGCTGACCCTGTTCGTCCCGTACGTCGTCGGCGCCGGGCTCTTCGCCGGGTACGGGTTCTTCTCCCCCGACCTGGCCTGGATCGGGTCGGCGGTGGTCGTCGCCGTGTGGCTGGTCTCCCTCGTCTTCGGGGTGCTGGCCGCCACGGCGGCGGCCCGGGACGCCTGGTACCGCTACCCGATCGCCGTTCATCTGGTCAAATAA
- a CDS encoding DUF3097 domain-containing protein: MPPHSRRYGDDVLSGDWRRPKRRSVPAVPAERGLVVETADGGFCGAVVAWDRATVTLEDRHGRRRVFETAPAAFLLDGRPVTLVRPAPERTGPPRSASGSILVADHRARTARPSRILVEGVQDAELVERIWGHDLRVAGVVVECLEGVDRLAQAVAEFAPSPLRRLGVLLDHLVPGSKESRIAEQVASQHVLVVGHPYVDIWQAVRPSVLGLSAWPRVPHGTPWKEGVLAALGWRTDPAQAWRRILGSVRSYADLEPELLGRVEELIDFVTAPYSSPH; encoded by the coding sequence ATGCCTCCCCACTCCAGGCGATACGGCGACGACGTCCTCTCCGGCGACTGGCGCCGCCCGAAACGGCGGAGCGTCCCGGCCGTCCCCGCCGAACGCGGACTGGTCGTCGAGACCGCCGACGGGGGGTTCTGCGGCGCGGTGGTGGCCTGGGACCGCGCCACCGTCACCCTGGAGGACCGGCACGGCCGGCGGCGGGTGTTCGAGACGGCCCCCGCGGCCTTCCTCCTCGACGGCCGACCGGTGACCCTGGTGCGCCCCGCACCGGAGAGGACCGGCCCCCCGCGCAGCGCCTCGGGTTCGATCCTGGTGGCGGACCACCGGGCGCGGACCGCCCGGCCGAGCCGGATCCTCGTCGAGGGGGTCCAGGACGCCGAGCTCGTGGAGCGGATCTGGGGACACGACCTGCGCGTGGCAGGCGTCGTCGTGGAGTGCCTGGAGGGGGTGGACCGGCTGGCACAGGCCGTCGCGGAGTTCGCGCCCTCCCCCCTGCGGCGGCTCGGCGTGCTCCTGGACCACCTCGTCCCCGGCTCCAAGGAGAGCCGGATCGCCGAACAGGTCGCCTCCCAGCACGTCCTGGTCGTGGGCCACCCCTACGTCGACATCTGGCAGGCGGTGCGCCCCTCGGTCCTGGGCCTGTCCGCCTGGCCCCGGGTACCGCACGGGACGCCCTGGAAGGAGGGGGTGCTGGCGGCGCTCGGCTGGCGGACCGACCCGGCCCAGGCGTGGCGGCGCATCCTGGGCTCGGTGCGCTCCTACGCCGACCTGGAGCCGGAACTGCTGGGTCGTGTCGAAGAACTGATCGATTTCGTGACCGCCCCGTACTCTTCCCCGCACTAG
- the hrcA gene encoding heat-inducible transcriptional repressor HrcA, whose translation MLDDRKLAVLRAIVEDYVSTNEPVGSKALVERHKLGVSPATIRNDMVALEEQGYIAQPHTSAGRVPTDKGYRLFVDRLSTVKPLSRAERRAIETFLGGAVDLDEIVSRTVRLLSHLTRQVAIMQYPSLTRSCVQHIELVPLGPQRVMMVLITNTGRVEQRVIDGLAEVSDDVVENLRGALNRALVGKWLTEAPQALSTVTAQLPADDRPMAESVLSVLMESLVEKHEEKIVFGGTANLAAMGFSAGLRDVLEALEENVVLIRLLGEMGDASMLTVRIGAENAHEGLQATSIVAAGYGIGDQTLAKLGVVGPTRMDYPGTMGAVRAVARYVGQILAGQ comes from the coding sequence GTGCTCGACGACCGTAAACTCGCGGTGCTGCGTGCCATCGTCGAAGACTACGTGTCCACGAACGAGCCCGTGGGGTCCAAAGCACTGGTCGAGCGGCACAAGCTGGGGGTCTCCCCGGCGACGATCCGCAACGACATGGTGGCGTTGGAGGAGCAGGGGTACATCGCCCAGCCGCACACCAGCGCGGGAAGGGTCCCCACGGACAAGGGGTACCGGCTCTTCGTGGACCGGCTCTCCACGGTCAAACCGCTGTCCAGGGCCGAGCGGCGGGCCATCGAGACGTTCCTGGGCGGGGCGGTCGACCTCGACGAGATCGTCTCCCGCACGGTACGGCTGCTGTCGCACCTGACCCGTCAGGTGGCGATCATGCAGTACCCGTCGCTGACCCGGTCGTGCGTGCAGCACATCGAACTCGTGCCGCTCGGTCCGCAGCGTGTCATGATGGTGCTGATCACCAACACCGGCCGGGTCGAGCAGCGCGTCATCGACGGCCTCGCGGAGGTCTCCGACGACGTGGTCGAGAACCTGCGCGGGGCGCTCAACCGGGCCCTCGTCGGCAAGTGGCTGACCGAGGCGCCCCAGGCACTCTCGACGGTCACCGCCCAGCTTCCGGCAGACGACCGCCCGATGGCGGAGTCGGTGCTGTCGGTGCTGATGGAGAGTCTCGTCGAGAAGCACGAGGAGAAGATCGTCTTCGGGGGCACCGCGAACCTCGCCGCGATGGGGTTCTCGGCCGGGCTCCGGGACGTCCTCGAAGCCCTGGAAGAAAACGTCGTGCTCATCCGTTTGCTGGGTGAGATGGGCGACGCCTCGATGCTGACGGTACGCATCGGCGCGGAGAACGCTCACGAGGGCCTGCAGGCCACGTCGATCGTTGCCGCGGGGTACGGGATCGGCGATCAGACACTGGCCAAGCTCGGGGTCGTCGGCCCGACCCGGATGGACTACCCAGGAACGATGGGAGCGGTACGCGCAGTGGCAAGGTACGTCGGTCAGATCTTGGCGGGGCAGTAA
- the dnaJ gene encoding molecular chaperone DnaJ: MARDYYEILGVRRDATQDEIKKAYRRLARELHPDVNPDPETQERFKEVAQAYEVLSNPEKRRMFDMGVDPFARGGAAGGGAGGFGGAGFPFDDLMNAFFGGAAGGTRTARDRMRRGRSIKVRVELDLAETAFGVTKDITFPTAVVCDTCQGEGTARGSHRETCDMCGGRGEVSQVTRSFLGQVMTTRPCPQCSGQGTVIRNPCPDCAGEGRVRERVTRKVQIPAGVEDGTQIQLAGEGEVGPNGGPRGDIFLEIVQRPHPIFERRGDDLHCTVTVPMTAAALGASLTIDTLDGPEEIDLRPGTNSGQVITLNSRGCHHLNAPGRGDLLIHVTVETPSKLDEEQEALLRKLAELRGEDRPPGKFSPGHGNLFSRIRDAFGAR; this comes from the coding sequence GTGGCCAGAGACTATTACGAGATCCTCGGCGTTCGCCGGGACGCGACCCAGGACGAGATCAAGAAGGCATATCGCCGGCTCGCGCGTGAACTGCACCCGGACGTCAACCCCGACCCGGAGACGCAGGAGCGGTTCAAGGAGGTCGCCCAGGCCTACGAGGTGCTCTCCAACCCGGAGAAGCGCCGCATGTTCGACATGGGCGTCGACCCCTTCGCGCGCGGCGGCGCCGCGGGCGGCGGAGCGGGCGGCTTCGGCGGGGCGGGCTTCCCGTTCGACGACCTGATGAACGCGTTCTTCGGGGGCGCCGCGGGAGGCACCCGCACGGCACGCGACCGGATGCGGCGGGGGCGCAGCATCAAGGTGCGCGTCGAACTGGACCTCGCCGAGACCGCGTTCGGCGTGACCAAGGACATCACCTTCCCCACGGCGGTCGTGTGCGACACCTGCCAGGGGGAGGGCACGGCGCGCGGGAGCCACCGCGAGACCTGCGACATGTGCGGCGGCCGGGGCGAGGTCTCCCAGGTCACCCGCTCCTTCCTCGGCCAGGTCATGACCACCCGGCCGTGTCCGCAGTGCTCGGGACAGGGCACCGTCATCCGCAACCCCTGCCCCGACTGCGCCGGCGAGGGGCGGGTGCGCGAACGCGTCACCCGCAAGGTCCAGATCCCCGCGGGGGTCGAGGACGGCACCCAGATCCAGCTGGCGGGCGAGGGCGAGGTCGGTCCGAACGGCGGGCCGCGCGGCGACATCTTCCTGGAGATCGTGCAGCGCCCGCACCCGATCTTCGAGCGGCGCGGCGACGACCTGCACTGCACGGTCACCGTGCCGATGACGGCGGCGGCGCTGGGCGCGTCGCTGACCATCGACACCCTCGACGGCCCCGAGGAGATCGACCTGCGTCCCGGGACCAACTCCGGACAGGTCATCACCCTCAACTCCAGGGGATGCCACCACCTCAACGCGCCGGGCCGCGGCGACCTGCTGATCCACGTCACGGTGGAGACGCCCAGCAAGCTGGACGAGGAGCAGGAGGCGCTGCTGCGCAAACTCGCCGAGCTGCGCGGTGAGGACCGTCCCCCGGGCAAGTTCAGCCCCGGGCACGGCAACCTCTTCTCCCGGATCCGCGACGCGTTCGGCGCGCGGTGA
- a CDS encoding 16S rRNA (uracil(1498)-N(3))-methyltransferase encodes MTAPVFLVDPAALDADPVVVTGAEGRHAATVRRIGVGEAVDLVDGAGTRARCVVTAVGRDTVTCAVRERVHEAEPAPRITVVQALPKGDRGELAVELMTEAGVDALVPWQAERCVARWRGDRAAKSLAKWRSAARAAAKQARRSRVPQVAEPVGRAEVAALLAAASLGVVLHEEGAVRLSELPLPDAVARPGGHVVLVVGPEGGFGDAELAAFEEAGAVRALLGPTVLRTSTAGVAALAVLQARCGRW; translated from the coding sequence GTGACGGCCCCGGTCTTCCTGGTCGACCCCGCGGCGCTGGACGCCGACCCCGTGGTGGTGACGGGAGCCGAGGGCCGGCACGCCGCCACCGTGCGCAGGATCGGCGTGGGCGAGGCCGTCGACCTCGTCGACGGCGCGGGGACCCGGGCGCGCTGCGTGGTCACCGCGGTCGGCAGGGACACGGTCACCTGCGCGGTGCGCGAACGCGTGCACGAGGCCGAGCCGGCGCCCCGCATCACCGTGGTCCAGGCGCTGCCCAAGGGGGACCGCGGGGAGTTGGCCGTGGAGCTCATGACCGAGGCGGGCGTCGACGCCCTGGTGCCCTGGCAGGCGGAGCGCTGTGTCGCCCGGTGGCGGGGGGACCGTGCGGCCAAGTCGCTGGCCAAGTGGCGTTCGGCGGCCCGCGCCGCGGCCAAGCAGGCCCGGCGCAGCAGGGTTCCGCAGGTCGCCGAACCGGTCGGGCGGGCGGAGGTCGCGGCGCTGCTCGCGGCCGCGTCACTGGGCGTCGTGCTGCACGAGGAGGGCGCGGTGCGGCTGTCGGAACTGCCGCTGCCCGACGCGGTGGCCCGCCCCGGCGGACACGTCGTGCTGGTCGTCGGACCCGAGGGCGGTTTCGGCGACGCCGAACTGGCGGCCTTCGAGGAGGCCGGGGCGGTGCGGGCGCTGCTCGGGCCGACCGTACTGCGCACCTCCACGGCGGGGGTGGCCGCGCTCGCCGTCCTCCAGGCCCGGTGCGGCCGCTGGTAG
- a CDS encoding histidine triad nucleotide-binding protein yields the protein MTDSRSDCLFCKIVTGEVPAEIVREGERTVAFRDINPQAPTHVLIIPREHYPDMVSAGAAGVGLLDEIAREAGEIARAEGIAESGYRMVFNTGPAAGQTVFHLHGHLLGGRGMEWPPG from the coding sequence GTGACCGACAGCCGGTCCGACTGCTTGTTCTGCAAGATCGTCACGGGGGAGGTGCCCGCCGAGATCGTCCGCGAGGGCGAGCGCACGGTCGCCTTCCGCGACATCAACCCGCAGGCGCCCACGCACGTGCTGATCATTCCGCGTGAGCACTACCCCGACATGGTCAGCGCCGGGGCCGCCGGGGTCGGCCTCCTCGACGAGATCGCCCGGGAGGCCGGGGAGATCGCCCGCGCCGAGGGGATCGCCGAGAGCGGGTACCGGATGGTCTTCAACACCGGTCCCGCGGCCGGGCAGACCGTCTTCCACCTGCACGGCCACCTGCTGGGCGGCCGCGGCATGGAGTGGCCCCCCGGGTGA
- a CDS encoding PhoH family protein — MVESTYAHTRVKVVVPEEQMMVHLLGSGDELLRVVENSFDSDIHVRGNEITISGRPEDNALVVRLIEELLRFVENGTQITPDTIERVLGMLHSPGTERPADVLTMNILSARGRTIRPKTLNQKRYVDAIDRHTVVFGIGPAGTGKTYLAMAKAVKALQAKEVNRIILTRPAVEAGERLGFLPGTLYEKIDPYLRPLYDALHDMLDPDSIPKLMSAGTIEVAPLAYMRGRTLNDAFIILDEAQNTSPEQMKMFLTRLGFGSKIVVTGDVTQVDLPNGQSSGLWTVETILDGIEDISFCRLTSNDVVRHKLVGKIVDAYGRHEAEQRQRQGNGSAGRRADRSNGTVPGTS; from the coding sequence ATGGTCGAGTCAACGTACGCACACACCCGGGTCAAGGTCGTCGTCCCCGAAGAGCAGATGATGGTCCATCTGCTGGGATCCGGAGACGAGCTGCTCCGCGTGGTCGAGAACTCCTTCGACAGCGACATCCACGTCCGGGGCAACGAGATCACCATCAGCGGACGGCCCGAGGACAACGCCCTGGTGGTCCGGCTCATCGAGGAACTCCTGCGGTTCGTGGAGAACGGGACCCAGATCACCCCCGACACGATCGAGCGGGTCCTGGGCATGCTCCACTCCCCCGGAACCGAGCGCCCCGCCGACGTGCTGACGATGAACATCCTGTCGGCGCGCGGACGCACCATCCGGCCCAAGACGCTCAACCAGAAGCGTTACGTCGACGCGATCGACAGGCACACCGTCGTCTTCGGGATCGGACCGGCGGGAACCGGCAAGACCTATCTGGCCATGGCCAAGGCCGTCAAGGCGCTGCAGGCCAAGGAGGTCAACCGGATCATCCTCACCCGCCCCGCGGTCGAGGCGGGCGAGCGGCTGGGCTTCCTGCCGGGCACCCTCTACGAGAAGATCGACCCCTACCTGCGCCCGCTCTACGACGCGCTGCACGACATGCTCGACCCCGACTCCATCCCCAAGCTGATGTCGGCGGGGACGATCGAGGTCGCGCCGCTGGCCTACATGCGGGGGCGCACCCTCAACGACGCCTTCATCATCCTGGACGAGGCGCAGAACACCTCGCCGGAGCAGATGAAGATGTTCCTCACCCGGCTCGGTTTCGGATCCAAGATCGTGGTCACCGGCGACGTCACCCAGGTCGACCTGCCCAACGGGCAGTCGAGCGGGCTGTGGACGGTCGAGACCATCCTCGACGGCATCGAGGACATCAGCTTCTGCCGTCTCACCAGCAACGACGTGGTCCGGCACAAGCTGGTCGGGAAGATCGTGGACGCCTACGGCCGGCACGAGGCCGAGCAGCGTCAGCGGCAGGGCAACGGTTCCGCGGGACGCAGGGCCGACCGCTCCAACGGGACGGTACCCGGCACCAGCTGA
- the ybeY gene encoding rRNA maturation RNase YbeY, giving the protein MSIDVANESGVPADEERLARLARYVLDAMRVHPLAELSVLLVDEEPMTDLHVRWMNEPGPTDVLSFPMDELRPGAPGRTSEPGILGDVIICPQVAARQAKQAGHSTQDEIDLLCTHGILHLLGYDHAEPDEHREMFGLQNELLAGWRRSLDEAR; this is encoded by the coding sequence ATGAGTATCGACGTCGCGAACGAGTCCGGCGTGCCCGCGGACGAGGAGCGGCTGGCCCGACTGGCGAGGTACGTCCTGGACGCCATGCGGGTGCACCCCCTCGCGGAGCTGTCGGTGCTCCTCGTCGACGAGGAGCCGATGACGGACCTGCACGTCCGGTGGATGAACGAGCCGGGACCGACCGACGTGCTCTCCTTCCCCATGGACGAACTGCGCCCCGGCGCGCCCGGACGGACCTCCGAGCCGGGAATCCTGGGGGATGTGATCATCTGCCCGCAGGTCGCCGCCCGCCAGGCGAAGCAGGCCGGGCACAGCACACAGGACGAGATCGACCTGCTGTGCACCCACGGGATCCTGCACCTGCTGGGCTACGACCACGCCGAACCCGACGAGCACCGCGAGATGTTCGGCCTCCAGAACGAACTGCTGGCGGGCTGGCGCCGAAGTCTGGACGAGGCACGGTGA
- a CDS encoding hemolysin family protein encodes MSGTAGTGIAFGLAVLFVCGAAFCVAAETALSRVMRLGTEAPDRDRPAARRLARIAADPVPRLNTVLLLRVGCEVAAVLALAVGFLGWWGLTWFAVVLTGAVAVLVDYVLVGVVPRVLARQFPAPTAEIGAAVIGPATTVLGPLARLLVALGQLLVPRGGAEREGPFSSEEELRHLVDLAERGHVIDPEERQMIHSVFQLDDTTVREVMIPRTDIVFLDGDVSVEEALEKALSSGYSRIPVIGESLDDVVGIVYLKDVVARMYDVWRDGGGAFGHGRTVRELMREATYVPDSKPVDELLREMQQQRIHLAVVIDEYGGTAGIVTIEDIVEEIVGEITDEYDDEVPPIEPLGEGRARVTARLPVGELAELFDVEIDAPDVDTVGGLLAYALGRVPVPGSTTEYAGLRLVAEDPARRRRKTATVLVERLTGAAESADPDQT; translated from the coding sequence GTGAGCGGGACCGCCGGCACGGGGATCGCCTTCGGCCTGGCGGTCCTGTTCGTCTGCGGCGCGGCCTTCTGCGTCGCCGCCGAGACCGCGCTCAGCCGGGTCATGCGGCTGGGCACGGAGGCGCCCGACCGGGACCGTCCGGCCGCGCGCCGCCTGGCGCGGATCGCCGCCGACCCCGTCCCCCGCCTCAACACGGTGCTGCTGCTGCGGGTCGGCTGCGAGGTGGCGGCCGTCCTGGCGCTCGCGGTCGGCTTCCTCGGCTGGTGGGGGCTGACCTGGTTCGCGGTCGTCCTGACCGGGGCGGTGGCGGTGCTGGTCGACTACGTGCTGGTCGGAGTGGTCCCGAGGGTCCTGGCGCGGCAGTTCCCCGCCCCGACGGCGGAGATCGGCGCCGCCGTGATCGGTCCGGCGACGACGGTGCTGGGGCCGTTGGCCCGGCTCCTGGTGGCGCTCGGGCAGCTGCTCGTGCCGCGCGGCGGCGCCGAGCGCGAGGGGCCGTTCTCCAGTGAGGAGGAGCTGCGCCACCTGGTCGACCTGGCCGAGCGGGGGCACGTCATCGACCCCGAGGAACGCCAGATGATCCACTCGGTGTTCCAGCTCGACGACACCACGGTGCGCGAGGTGATGATCCCGCGCACCGACATCGTCTTCCTGGACGGCGACGTCTCCGTCGAGGAGGCCCTGGAGAAAGCGCTGAGCAGCGGCTACTCCCGCATCCCGGTGATCGGGGAGAGCCTCGACGACGTCGTCGGCATCGTCTACCTCAAGGACGTCGTGGCGCGGATGTACGACGTCTGGCGGGACGGCGGCGGGGCTTTCGGCCACGGGCGCACGGTCCGCGAGCTCATGCGCGAGGCCACCTACGTGCCCGACTCCAAACCCGTCGACGAGCTGCTGCGGGAGATGCAGCAGCAGCGCATCCACCTGGCGGTGGTGATCGACGAGTACGGCGGCACCGCCGGAATCGTCACGATCGAGGACATCGTGGAGGAGATCGTCGGGGAGATCACCGACGAGTACGATGACGAGGTCCCGCCGATCGAACCGCTGGGCGAGGGCCGCGCCCGGGTCACCGCGCGGCTTCCGGTGGGCGAACTCGCCGAACTGTTCGACGTGGAGATCGACGCGCCCGACGTGGACACCGTCGGCGGTCTGCTCGCCTACGCGCTCGGCCGGGTCCCGGTCCCCGGCTCCACGACCGAGTACGCGGGGCTGCGGCTCGTGGCGGAGGACCCCGCGCGCCGCCGCCGCAAGACCGCCACGGTCCTGGTGGAGCGGCTGACCGGGGCCGCGGAGTCGGCGGACCCAGACCAGACCTGA
- a CDS encoding cytidine deaminase gives MSNTTYDVQDPEDVKLITLARSSRARNGAAEGAAVRDETGRTYVATTVALPSLRLSAVQAAVAAAVSSGAQRLEAVVVVSQDAEWAEADRAAAADLGAATLVLAAPDGTPVRVERT, from the coding sequence GTGAGCAACACCACCTATGACGTCCAGGACCCCGAGGACGTCAAGCTGATCACCCTGGCCCGTTCCTCGCGGGCCCGCAACGGCGCCGCGGAGGGTGCGGCGGTGCGCGACGAGACGGGCCGCACCTACGTGGCCACGACCGTCGCCCTGCCGTCGCTGCGCCTGAGCGCCGTGCAGGCCGCGGTGGCCGCCGCGGTCTCCAGCGGTGCGCAGCGCCTGGAAGCGGTCGTGGTGGTGAGCCAGGACGCGGAGTGGGCCGAGGCCGACCGCGCGGCGGCGGCCGACCTCGGCGCGGCGACCCTGGTGCTGGCCGCGCCCGACGGCACCCCGGTCCGCGTGGAGCGGACCTGA
- the era gene encoding GTPase Era, whose protein sequence is MDDLDSTTPLPPLPMAAHREGYRSGFVCFVGRPNVGKSTLMNALVGQKVAITSNRPQTTRRTVRGIVHREDAQLIIVDTPGLHKPRTLLGERLDSLVRSTLVEVDVIGFCLPADEPIGRGDTYIARELAQQKETPVVAIVTKTDKADRRRIAEQLVAVSRLGEWADIVPVSAESGFQLGELTDVLCGHLPEGPPLYPDGDLTDEPDEMLVAELVREAALEGVHDELPHSIAVVVDEMAPRAGRDLIDIHASLYVERPSQKAIVIGTKGARLREVGTRARRQIEALLGSRVYLDLRVKVAKDWQRDPKQLRRLGFDQQV, encoded by the coding sequence ATGGACGACCTCGACAGCACCACGCCGCTCCCGCCGCTGCCGATGGCCGCGCACCGGGAGGGCTACCGCAGCGGCTTCGTCTGTTTCGTCGGACGCCCCAACGTGGGCAAGTCGACGCTGATGAACGCCCTCGTCGGCCAGAAGGTGGCGATCACCAGCAACCGGCCGCAGACCACGCGGCGCACGGTGCGCGGCATCGTGCACCGCGAGGACGCGCAGCTGATCATCGTGGACACGCCGGGTCTGCACAAGCCGCGCACCCTGCTGGGGGAGCGGCTGGACAGCCTGGTGCGCTCCACCCTGGTGGAGGTCGACGTGATCGGCTTCTGCCTCCCCGCCGACGAGCCGATCGGACGCGGTGACACCTACATCGCCCGGGAGCTCGCCCAGCAGAAGGAGACCCCGGTCGTCGCGATCGTCACCAAGACCGACAAGGCCGACCGCCGGCGGATCGCCGAGCAGCTGGTGGCGGTCTCCCGGCTGGGGGAGTGGGCCGACATCGTCCCGGTCTCCGCAGAGAGCGGCTTCCAGCTGGGAGAGCTCACCGACGTGCTGTGCGGCCACCTCCCGGAGGGGCCGCCGCTGTATCCGGACGGCGACCTCACCGACGAGCCCGACGAGATGCTGGTGGCGGAACTGGTCCGGGAGGCCGCCCTGGAGGGGGTGCACGACGAGCTGCCGCACTCCATCGCGGTGGTGGTCGACGAGATGGCGCCGCGCGCGGGCCGGGACCTCATCGACATCCACGCCTCGCTGTACGTGGAGCGCCCCAGCCAGAAGGCGATCGTCATCGGCACGAAGGGCGCCCGGCTGCGCGAGGTCGGCACCCGGGCACGCCGGCAGATCGAAGCGCTGCTGGGCAGCCGCGTCTACCTCGACCTGCGGGTGAAGGTCGCCAAGGACTGGCAGCGCGACCCCAAGCAGCTGCGCCGGCTGGGCTTCGACCAGCAGGTCTGA
- a CDS encoding IclR family transcriptional regulator, with product MQSLDRAFTLLEIMAEAGGETSLSELAHSSGLPLPTIHRIVRSLVGNGYVRQLPSRRYALGPRLIGLGESASRLLGAWARPHLAHLVDELGETANLAMLDGDQVVYVAQVPSAHAMRMFTEVGRRVLPHSAGVGKALLAQLPEDEALAVVRRTGMPAATDRTITTPEAFAAELARVRSRGYAVDDGEQEVGVRCLAVPILGGPAMMAVSISGPESRMTWDFVAKAAPVVRQAARDLADDLNNQAARPR from the coding sequence GTGCAGTCGCTGGACCGCGCGTTCACCCTGTTGGAGATCATGGCCGAAGCGGGCGGGGAGACCTCGCTCAGCGAACTCGCGCACTCCTCGGGACTGCCGCTGCCCACGATCCACCGCATCGTCCGCTCCCTGGTCGGCAACGGCTACGTGCGGCAGCTGCCGTCGCGCCGCTACGCCCTGGGGCCGCGCCTGATCGGCCTGGGCGAGAGCGCCTCACGCCTGCTGGGCGCCTGGGCCCGCCCGCACCTGGCGCACCTGGTGGACGAACTCGGCGAGACCGCCAACCTGGCCATGCTCGACGGCGACCAGGTGGTCTACGTGGCCCAGGTCCCGTCGGCCCACGCGATGCGCATGTTCACCGAGGTCGGCCGGAGGGTGCTGCCGCACTCGGCGGGCGTGGGCAAGGCGCTGCTGGCCCAGCTGCCCGAGGACGAGGCGCTGGCCGTGGTCCGCCGCACCGGGATGCCCGCGGCCACCGACCGCACGATCACCACCCCGGAGGCGTTCGCCGCCGAACTGGCCCGGGTGCGCAGTCGCGGCTACGCCGTCGACGACGGGGAGCAGGAGGTCGGCGTGCGCTGCCTGGCCGTGCCGATCCTGGGCGGCCCGGCGATGATGGCCGTCTCCATCTCCGGCCCCGAATCCAGGATGACCTGGGACTTCGTGGCCAAGGCCGCGCCCGTGGTGCGCCAGGCGGCCCGTGACCTGGCCGATGACCTCAACAACCAGGCCGCCCGGCCCCGGTGA